A genomic window from Pirellulaceae bacterium includes:
- a CDS encoding DUF1592 domain-containing protein, translating to MGLPDHSQCARRWTLSLLATFCGSSPFVHADTSATQLNAFIVQHCTSCHSGDESEADLNLASLADQQLTPANRKTWIRILEVLHRRQMPPNGESQPSEQQIQTTTKTLHYRLLLLDGLKGPNPGHVTLRRLNRTEYQNLITDLFHINIDVTKDFPADDTGYGFDTIGDVLSISPLLFEKYLATAEKITDVIFSNQEISPEGTEKFRGDIPSDDDDWKSYARHILAPVARGAFRRPVRDDELDKLLEFVDQAKENDKSFEHGIRLALHAILISPDFLFHVIRTQSSKEEEAETVVSLSEFEFASRLSFFLWSRGPDEELFALAEQNRLRDDTILTQQVRRMLAHERAGALADNFASQWLQLSRLTSVAPDPDLFPDFDDDLRLASREETTRFFASILREDQSILTLLDANYSFLNERLARHYNIPEVNGPEFRRVSLPTRRRGGLLGQSSILTLTSNSTRTSPVKRGKWILEEILGAPPPPPPPNVEDLSETKEAAISASLRDRLEEHLSNESCASCHRVMDPLGFALENYNAIGAWRERDGKFPINASGTLPDGTFLDGPRGIKSALLARKHDFVRCLTEKMFVYAMGRGIEYYDLAAIETIVTAVENDNYRMSRLVLEVIRSVPFQMKRQQRRSS from the coding sequence ATGGGTTTGCCCGACCATTCACAATGCGCCCGTCGCTGGACACTTTCACTTCTCGCAACATTTTGCGGAAGTTCGCCCTTTGTGCATGCGGATACCAGTGCGACGCAACTGAATGCATTTATCGTTCAACACTGCACAAGTTGTCATTCGGGTGATGAGTCCGAAGCCGACCTCAATCTGGCGAGTCTTGCGGATCAACAACTCACGCCAGCCAACCGCAAAACTTGGATTCGTATCCTTGAAGTGCTGCATCGTCGTCAGATGCCTCCGAACGGTGAATCGCAACCGAGCGAACAACAGATTCAGACCACAACCAAGACGCTCCATTACCGCCTGCTGTTGCTGGACGGCCTGAAAGGGCCCAATCCTGGCCACGTGACACTGCGACGTTTAAACCGCACGGAATACCAGAATCTCATTACTGATCTGTTTCACATCAACATCGATGTGACAAAGGACTTCCCCGCCGACGACACAGGATATGGATTCGACACCATTGGCGATGTACTCTCAATTTCCCCACTGCTGTTCGAGAAATACCTAGCCACCGCCGAGAAAATCACCGACGTCATTTTTTCCAATCAGGAAATCAGCCCCGAGGGAACGGAAAAGTTCCGAGGAGACATTCCGAGCGACGACGATGATTGGAAAAGCTACGCCCGCCACATCCTTGCACCGGTGGCCCGCGGTGCCTTTCGGCGACCTGTGCGCGATGATGAGTTGGACAAGTTGCTTGAATTCGTCGATCAAGCCAAAGAGAACGACAAAAGCTTTGAGCATGGCATTCGCCTCGCGTTGCACGCGATCCTGATCTCCCCAGACTTCCTATTTCATGTCATCCGTACGCAATCTTCCAAGGAAGAGGAAGCCGAGACGGTCGTGTCGCTCAGTGAATTTGAATTCGCATCACGGCTCTCATTCTTTCTTTGGAGTCGCGGTCCCGACGAAGAACTTTTTGCACTCGCAGAACAGAACCGGCTTCGGGACGACACCATTCTGACGCAACAAGTTCGCCGCATGCTCGCCCACGAGCGCGCGGGGGCGCTCGCCGACAATTTCGCCAGTCAGTGGCTCCAATTATCGCGCCTTACCTCGGTAGCACCCGACCCAGATCTCTTCCCCGATTTTGACGACGACCTGCGGCTTGCCAGTCGGGAAGAAACAACCCGTTTCTTCGCATCGATTCTGCGTGAAGACCAGAGCATCCTGACTCTCCTGGATGCCAACTATTCGTTTCTCAATGAGCGACTGGCTCGCCATTACAATATCCCAGAGGTAAACGGTCCCGAATTCCGCCGCGTTTCTCTACCAACGCGGCGTCGAGGCGGTCTCCTGGGGCAATCAAGCATCCTGACCCTCACCTCGAATTCCACTCGCACCTCGCCCGTCAAACGAGGCAAGTGGATCCTCGAAGAGATTCTGGGGGCACCGCCCCCACCGCCGCCACCCAATGTGGAAGATCTTAGTGAGACCAAGGAGGCCGCCATATCAGCCTCATTGCGAGACCGACTAGAAGAACATCTCAGCAACGAAAGCTGTGCATCCTGTCACCGTGTCATGGATCCGCTAGGCTTCGCCTTAGAGAACTACAATGCCATCGGTGCATGGCGAGAACGAGATGGTAAATTTCCCATCAACGCCTCGGGCACCTTACCCGATGGTACTTTTCTGGACGGACCCCGCGGAATTAAGTCGGCCCTTTTAGCACGTAAACACGATTTCGTGCGATGCCTGACCGAAAAGATGTTCGTCTATGCAATGGGTCGCGGCATCGAGTATTATGACCTTGCCGCAATCGAGACGATTGTAACCGCGGTAGAAAATGACAATTATCGCATGTCCCGGTTGGTGCTTGAGGTTATCCGGTCGGTCCCGTTTCAGATGAAACGCCAACAACGGAGATCTTCCTAA